Genomic window (Planctomycetia bacterium):
TCTCTGGAAACGGGATAAAAGCAGACTCAATGGTAACACTTTGCTGAACCTGGTCAGCAAGCCCTTTATTCCTGGTTCACTGTCTCATTTTGTGGTGTTTCTTCATAACAATTGCTCGACTGATCCCTGGGAATTGCTTTGGGGGTATGATTCTGAACTAAAAAGACTATTACCATCAACATGACGTAACTTATTACCCACAAACAAGTAGTAGCTACACCCTTCTAAATTAATCAACATTTTCTGCATTATTTCTCAAGTAACCTGTCACAATCGCAAGGCAGCCCGCTCTAGGCTTACAGATGAGGGATGGCTTGACTACCAACTTCTCTGTTTCGAGTGTGGGCGGCATAGCAAGTAGTCAAGCCATCTTTCATATCTACCCGAACAACTGTTGAGTTCGTCCAGATCAACAGGTGATTGACCAGGGCGAGTGCCCAGCTTGAACTGGTCAAAAAGGTGTCGAGGTAACACTCGGCATCGCCTAATAATTCGTCTGGGTCGTTAGCGGATGGGGCGGACAGGCTAACGACTCAGGCGAATTACTTTTTTGGCATACCGATTTAGCCAGCCTTCGAATTTCATATCTCAATCGCCATACCAATAAATAGTTGACCGCGAACCTGCAGCCGTTAGGATGTAGCATTGACCGGGCTGTAGCGCAGTTTGGCTAGCGCGCTTGGTTCGGGACCAAGAGGTCGCGGGTTCAAATCCCGCCAGCCCGATTGGCTTCGCCAATAGAGCAGTAGTGCAGTAGTAGAACTCATGCTCCACTGCTGTCTACTGCTCAACTGTTCTACTCTCCAATTCTGATTTGATCAGTTGGCCCAGGCTTCTTTCGCCTTACGGCTTGGCGTTGAGAAAGTCGTTCACCATCGGCACGATGATGGGCATCTTTTGCATCAGCGTGACATGGGTGGCATCGGGCACGATGGCCAACCGCGATGCGGGGCGAGGCTTGATGTCGCCGTGGATTTCGCCACCCTTGAGGCGGTACATCTCCCCAACGTGTTCGAGTCGGATGCCGTCGGCGTCGCCGTGGATGAAGAACATCGGTGCCGTGGTGGCCTTCAGCTTGTCGGCAGTGATGCTGTCCCCTTTGGAAGCTGAGGCGACCATCCGTTTGATGAACGTCGGAAAGGCGTCCGGCGTCGGGCTCAGCTTCTTGTATTCGGTTTCGAGGGGCGAGCCGATGAAGAGTTCCGCTGTGAGTTTCGCTAACGCCTCTTGCCCTTCCTTGACCACGCCGTCGCGACGGAAGTAGGACGAGATGACGACCACCTTCCGCACCTTGTCCGGATGGCGGATCGCACACTGCATCGCCACGCCACCACCCATGCTGTAGCCGAGGATGTCCGCCTTGGCGATCTTGAGATGATCGAGCAGGGTTGCCACATCGTCAGCCAGGTTCGCCGTGCTGATGTCGCGGTCGATGTCCCCCGTGCGGCCGTGGCCCTGCATTTCGATGGCGATCACCTTCCGAGTCTTGGCGAGTTCGCCGATCCAACCTGTCCAATTGTTGGTGATGGTCATGAACGAGCCGTGAAGCAGTACGACTGGGTCGCCACTGCCGTGGACTTCGTAGTACATTTTGAGCCCGTTGACCGGGGCGTAGCCTGTCGTGGGTTGTTGCTGTGCGGAGGCGAGGGCGGGTAGGAGGAGTGTCAGGAGGAAAGCTGTTGTTTTCATGGTTGGTGTAACTCCCGTTTCGCCGAAACGACAC
Coding sequences:
- a CDS encoding alpha/beta hydrolase — translated: MKTTAFLLTLLLPALASAQQQPTTGYAPVNGLKMYYEVHGSGDPVVLLHGSFMTITNNWTGWIGELAKTRKVIAIEMQGHGRTGDIDRDISTANLADDVATLLDHLKIAKADILGYSMGGGVAMQCAIRHPDKVRKVVVISSYFRRDGVVKEGQEALAKLTAELFIGSPLETEYKKLSPTPDAFPTFIKRMVASASKGDSITADKLKATTAPMFFIHGDADGIRLEHVGEMYRLKGGEIHGDIKPRPASRLAIVPDATHVTLMQKMPIIVPMVNDFLNAKP